The Deltaproteobacteria bacterium genome has a segment encoding these proteins:
- a CDS encoding ATP-binding protein, whose amino-acid sequence MKTALPRLSLDLEPELSSALKDLAEAVARFGEANGLSEAQIHNLSLALDELATNTISYGFADADRQELRVELRIEADQVVAQLDDSGIAFNPFEEVSEPDLHASIDDRPIGGLGVFLTRTLFPNPDYQRVDGYNRITLRAPVKGDS is encoded by the coding sequence ATGAAGACAGCGCTTCCCCGGCTTTCCCTCGACCTTGAGCCCGAGCTTTCGTCAGCGCTCAAGGACTTGGCCGAGGCGGTTGCGCGTTTTGGCGAGGCCAACGGACTTTCCGAGGCGCAGATTCACAACCTGAGCCTGGCCCTGGACGAACTGGCGACCAACACGATTTCGTACGGGTTCGCGGATGCGGACCGGCAGGAACTGCGCGTGGAGTTGCGCATCGAGGCCGACCAGGTAGTGGCCCAACTCGATGACAGCGGCATCGCTTTCAATCCGTTCGAGGAAGTCTCCGAGCCCGATCTCCATGCCTCCATCGACGACCGTCCCATCGGCGGCCTCGGCGTCTTCCTGACCAGGACTCTTTTCCCGAATCCCGACTACCAACGTGTTGACGGATACAACCGAATTACTCTACGCGCCCCCGTGAAAGGAGACAGTTGA
- a CDS encoding ATP-binding protein gives MSLANLLARVESRRIGLGVKMYAAFGAGVLLMLAASVVALVSFGVVSNSQRHITERSVPSLVAAIRAAQQSSALVDAAPRLVSVSSAEELTEVRAAIARDKELLNNLIEELREQDSLENQQQADTLRSLADALTTTLEKIERSSSRRRELKRRLDTREAEIPVMTRQIDRILVPEIDGQAFFLATGLRELGDSPAPPAERTSYAEQVRYRDLLTLHTQANLAARLLAEATVLNDRTLIQPVRERYNAALGSFERAFRSSEAHASPTRMLDFEFERLKSLGQGAEGIFDLQEAILRQAEMEARYIDENRATAASLLATMDRVVAVADRQADAASDASTAAVSTGMVVLVLLNVLNVIGAVALGVFVGRYLIRRMTGLAASMRSMAEGNLEVPVEVRGNDEVTDMAEALEVFRRHALEVQRLNLVEKLADELKDKNTELEQTLQDLKTAQNQVVMQEKLASLGQLAAGIAHEIKNPLNFVNNFSEVSGELIEEVREVLGEVREKVPEDARDEIEGILDDLTSNLEKINQHGKRADGIVRSMLDHSRAQSGERRSVDLNALLKQYADLAYHAMRAKDQQFNVTWEEDLDSGMGEIEVVPQDLSRVFLNLITNACQATFERARNSDGGYQPCIRLSSKREDDRAEFRIRDNGPGIPQDMIKKIFEPFVTTKPTGEGTGLGLSLSQDIVSQHGGHLGVKSEPGVFTEFSVTIPTEGAEAATA, from the coding sequence TTGAGTCTCGCCAACCTTCTCGCACGCGTCGAGAGCCGGCGTATCGGCCTCGGCGTGAAGATGTACGCCGCCTTCGGCGCGGGAGTGCTGCTGATGCTGGCGGCCAGCGTGGTGGCGCTGGTGTCGTTCGGCGTCGTGAGCAACTCGCAACGGCACATTACCGAACGGAGCGTGCCCAGCCTGGTGGCGGCCATTCGCGCCGCGCAGCAGAGTTCGGCGCTGGTCGACGCGGCGCCGCGGCTTGTTTCGGTCTCGTCCGCGGAGGAGCTCACCGAGGTCAGGGCAGCCATCGCCAGGGACAAGGAACTGCTCAACAATCTGATCGAAGAGCTGCGGGAGCAGGATTCGCTGGAGAATCAGCAACAGGCGGATACGCTTCGTTCCCTTGCCGATGCCCTCACCACGACGCTGGAAAAGATCGAGCGGTCGTCCTCGCGACGACGGGAACTCAAACGCCGGCTGGACACGCGGGAAGCCGAGATCCCGGTCATGACCCGGCAGATCGACCGCATCCTGGTGCCCGAGATCGACGGTCAGGCTTTCTTCCTCGCCACGGGCCTGAGGGAACTCGGCGACAGCCCCGCACCTCCGGCGGAACGAACCTCGTACGCGGAACAGGTACGGTACCGCGATCTGCTGACGCTGCACACGCAGGCCAACCTCGCCGCGAGGCTGCTCGCGGAAGCCACGGTGCTGAACGACCGCACCTTGATCCAGCCCGTCCGAGAGCGCTACAACGCGGCGCTCGGCTCGTTCGAGCGCGCGTTCCGTTCTTCCGAGGCCCACGCGTCCCCCACGCGCATGCTCGACTTCGAGTTCGAACGCCTCAAGTCCCTGGGGCAGGGGGCCGAGGGAATCTTCGACCTGCAGGAAGCCATCTTGCGCCAGGCGGAAATGGAGGCGCGTTACATCGACGAGAATCGCGCCACCGCGGCCAGCCTGCTGGCCACCATGGACCGGGTGGTGGCGGTGGCGGACCGCCAGGCGGACGCGGCCAGCGACGCCTCCACCGCGGCGGTGAGCACCGGCATGGTGGTGTTGGTGCTGCTCAACGTGCTGAACGTCATCGGCGCCGTCGCGCTCGGCGTCTTCGTCGGCCGCTATCTGATCCGGCGCATGACCGGGCTGGCGGCGTCCATGCGTTCCATGGCCGAGGGCAACCTCGAGGTGCCGGTGGAGGTGAGGGGCAACGACGAGGTCACCGACATGGCGGAAGCCCTGGAGGTATTCCGGCGTCACGCCCTGGAAGTGCAGCGGCTCAATCTCGTGGAGAAGCTGGCCGACGAGCTGAAGGACAAGAACACCGAGCTGGAGCAGACTCTCCAGGACCTGAAGACGGCCCAGAACCAGGTGGTCATGCAGGAGAAGCTGGCCTCCCTGGGGCAACTCGCCGCCGGCATCGCGCACGAGATCAAGAACCCGCTCAATTTCGTCAACAACTTCTCGGAGGTTTCAGGCGAGCTCATCGAGGAGGTGCGGGAGGTCCTGGGCGAGGTCCGTGAGAAAGTGCCGGAGGACGCGCGGGATGAGATCGAGGGAATCCTGGACGACCTGACCTCGAACCTCGAGAAGATCAACCAGCACGGCAAGCGCGCCGACGGCATCGTGCGCAGCATGCTGGACCACTCGCGCGCCCAGTCCGGCGAAAGGCGCTCGGTGGATCTGAACGCGCTGCTCAAGCAGTACGCCGACCTCGCCTATCACGCCATGCGCGCCAAGGACCAGCAGTTCAACGTGACGTGGGAAGAGGACCTCGATAGCGGGATGGGGGAGATCGAGGTCGTGCCCCAGGACTTGAGCCGAGTCTTCCTCAACCTCATCACCAACGCCTGCCAAGCGACCTTCGAACGGGCCAGGAATTCCGACGGCGGCTATCAGCCGTGTATCCGGTTGTCGAGCAAGCGCGAAGACGATCGAGCCGAGTTCCGCATCAGGGACAACGGCCCCGGTATTCCGCAGGACATGATCAAGAAGATCTTCGAGCCCTTCGTCACCACCAAGCCTACCGGGGAAGGCACCGGACTCGGCCTGTCCCTCTCCCAGGACATCGTGTCCCAGCACGGGGGCCACTTGGGCGTGAAGTCGGAGCCGGGCGTGTTCACGGAGTTCTCGGTCACGATCCCGACTGAAGGAGCGGAAGCCGCCACGGCCTGA
- a CDS encoding SpoIIE family protein phosphatase, whose amino-acid sequence MPDNLEEAISEALAEATDGPIKILVVDDEVDLEALVLQKFRRRIRRNELVFEFAHNGQEAMEKLDVDDEISMVISDINMPVMDGLALLKQLNETRPNIRSVIVSAYGDMNNIRTAMNRGAFDFVTKPIDFNDLEITIDKTLRHLALVREALSNRDQLVALSRELDVARDMQASVLPRSFPSTARYNTHGLMVPAKEVGGDFYDFVPLGEDKIGVAIGDVSGKGVPAALFMMACRTLLRSHALEGGRPDEALAYVNNLLADDNESCMFVTLFYGVFDSGSGVFNYCNGGHNPPRLVRRGGQVTALPTTRDVALGVLPGHAFGQETLQLESGDLLFFYTDGVTEAEGPGSEELGEDRLDALLATLDDTSCDDVTSRVLDQVREFAAGNPQSDDITCVALRYLGG is encoded by the coding sequence ATGCCGGATAACCTCGAAGAAGCCATCTCCGAGGCTCTGGCCGAGGCGACGGACGGGCCCATCAAGATCCTGGTGGTGGACGACGAGGTGGATCTTGAGGCCCTGGTGCTGCAGAAGTTTCGCCGACGCATCCGCAGGAACGAGTTGGTGTTCGAGTTCGCGCACAACGGGCAGGAAGCCATGGAGAAGCTCGATGTGGACGACGAAATTTCGATGGTCATCTCCGACATCAACATGCCCGTGATGGACGGCCTCGCGCTGCTCAAGCAACTGAACGAGACCCGCCCCAACATTCGCTCGGTGATCGTGTCGGCCTACGGCGACATGAACAACATCCGCACGGCGATGAACCGCGGGGCGTTCGATTTCGTCACCAAGCCCATCGACTTCAACGATCTCGAGATCACCATCGACAAGACCCTGAGGCACTTGGCGCTGGTGCGCGAGGCCTTGTCCAACCGGGATCAGTTGGTGGCCCTGAGCCGGGAGCTGGACGTGGCGCGGGACATGCAGGCGTCGGTGCTGCCGCGCAGCTTTCCCTCCACCGCGCGCTACAACACGCACGGGCTCATGGTGCCGGCGAAGGAGGTCGGGGGCGACTTCTATGATTTCGTTCCCCTGGGAGAGGACAAGATCGGCGTGGCCATCGGCGACGTGTCGGGCAAGGGCGTCCCGGCCGCGCTGTTCATGATGGCTTGCCGCACGCTGCTCCGAAGCCACGCGCTGGAGGGCGGACGGCCGGACGAGGCTCTCGCCTACGTCAACAACCTGCTGGCCGACGACAACGAAAGCTGCATGTTCGTCACCCTGTTCTACGGCGTCTTCGACTCCGGGAGCGGCGTCTTCAACTACTGCAACGGAGGCCACAACCCTCCTCGCCTCGTGCGCAGGGGCGGGCAGGTGACGGCCCTGCCCACCACCAGGGACGTGGCGCTGGGCGTGCTTCCCGGCCACGCGTTCGGCCAGGAAACCCTCCAGCTCGAGTCCGGCGACCTGCTGTTCTTCTACACGGACGGTGTTACCGAGGCCGAGGGACCGGGATCGGAGGAACTCGGCGAGGACCGGCTCGACGCCCTGCTCGCCACGCTCGACGACACCTCGTGCGACGACGTCACCTCCCGGGTGCTCGACCAGGTGCGTGAGTTCGCCGCCGGGAACCCGCAATCGGACGACATTACCTGCGTGGCATTGCGCTATCTCGGAGGCTAG
- the rpe gene encoding ribulose-phosphate 3-epimerase, giving the protein MSKFEILPSILSADFRTLGQQIAEVDEAGADAIHVDVMDGRFVPNITIGPLIVEAARRSTELPLDVHLMIVEPERYLEDFAKAGADTLLVHQEACPHLHGTVQQIKSLGKKAGVVLNPATPLATLDEILPELDQVLIMSVNPGFGGQSFIESSVDKLRRLRRTLDERGLETAVEIDGGIGPDNAARVVAAGARLLVAGSSVYKAPGGAAEGVRRLRASVPTES; this is encoded by the coding sequence ATGAGCAAATTCGAGATACTCCCCTCCATCCTCTCGGCGGATTTCCGCACCCTCGGACAGCAGATCGCCGAGGTGGACGAGGCCGGCGCCGACGCCATCCACGTGGACGTGATGGACGGCCGCTTCGTGCCCAACATCACCATCGGCCCGCTCATCGTCGAGGCCGCCCGCCGCAGCACCGAACTGCCCCTGGACGTGCACCTGATGATCGTCGAGCCGGAGCGCTACCTGGAAGACTTCGCCAAGGCCGGTGCCGACACGCTGCTGGTGCACCAGGAGGCCTGCCCGCATCTCCACGGCACCGTGCAGCAGATCAAGTCCCTGGGCAAGAAGGCCGGCGTTGTGCTCAACCCGGCCACGCCGCTGGCCACGCTGGACGAGATCTTGCCGGAACTGGACCAGGTCCTGATCATGAGCGTGAACCCGGGCTTCGGCGGCCAGAGCTTCATCGAGAGCAGCGTGGACAAGCTGCGCCGCCTCCGGCGCACGCTCGACGAGCGCGGCCTGGAGACCGCCGTGGAGATCGACGGCGGCATCGGTCCGGACAACGCCGCCCGGGTCGTGGCCGCCGGCGCCCGCCTGCTGGTGGCCGGTTCCTCCGTCTACAAGGCGCCGGGAGGCGCCGCCGAAGGCGTCAGGCGCCTGAGGGCCAGCGTGCCCACGGAGTCATAG
- a CDS encoding MFS transporter encodes MPESSSRPAAPRVQTGQSPGAAHQDGSYKDVAQSTVSFGALRHRHFRAYFCFTMLSMMADNIEHVISYWVIFELFRWPELQGFAVISHWSPFLLLSWYVGLLSDRFDCRRVIQWAMVLYFVLTIAWAWFIITGTLTVGITCALLVVHGVAGVLWSPGSQLILHDMVGPEFLQSAVRLNATGRQLGILAGPAVGGWMMWQLGPAWGLVVNAMFYIPLTLWLFTVPYTGHGASTKTVKARRTTWARSLEALREARTNRVIVSMVCLVGLSSLIVGNAFQAQMPGFALRLGQGEAGYSVLLAANGAGAFASGVLLESRGFLQARARTAVLLAILWCTALGMFAFTPYFYVAVGLLFLAGFLNLAFLTMSQTLVQLISPAHLRGQLIGLFIMSGLGLRTFSGFTVGVMGGVVGIQWSLGLSCAVLLAVMLFLLVVTARARDDEAVA; translated from the coding sequence ATGCCAGAGTCTTCTTCACGACCGGCCGCCCCGCGAGTCCAGACCGGGCAGTCGCCGGGCGCCGCCCACCAGGACGGATCGTACAAGGACGTCGCCCAATCCACCGTCTCCTTCGGGGCGTTGCGCCACCGCCACTTCCGCGCCTACTTCTGCTTTACGATGCTGTCCATGATGGCGGACAACATCGAGCACGTCATCAGCTACTGGGTCATATTCGAGCTGTTCCGGTGGCCGGAGCTGCAGGGCTTCGCGGTCATCAGCCACTGGTCGCCGTTCCTGCTGCTGTCCTGGTACGTGGGCCTGCTGTCGGACCGTTTCGACTGCCGCCGGGTGATCCAGTGGGCCATGGTGCTCTACTTCGTGCTGACCATCGCCTGGGCCTGGTTCATCATCACGGGCACGCTCACGGTAGGGATCACGTGCGCGCTGCTGGTGGTGCACGGCGTCGCCGGAGTGCTGTGGAGCCCGGGCAGCCAGCTCATTTTGCACGACATGGTAGGGCCGGAGTTCCTCCAGAGCGCGGTGCGCCTCAACGCCACGGGGCGGCAGTTGGGGATCCTCGCGGGGCCGGCCGTGGGCGGCTGGATGATGTGGCAACTGGGCCCGGCATGGGGCCTGGTGGTGAACGCCATGTTCTACATCCCCCTGACGCTGTGGCTCTTCACCGTCCCCTACACGGGACACGGCGCCAGCACCAAGACCGTGAAGGCGCGCCGGACCACCTGGGCGCGTTCCCTGGAGGCCCTGCGCGAGGCCCGCACCAATCGCGTCATCGTCTCCATGGTGTGCCTCGTGGGCCTCTCCTCGCTGATCGTCGGCAACGCCTTCCAGGCGCAGATGCCCGGCTTCGCGCTCAGGCTGGGCCAGGGCGAGGCGGGCTACAGCGTGCTGCTGGCCGCCAACGGCGCCGGCGCCTTCGCGAGCGGCGTGCTGCTGGAGAGCCGCGGGTTCCTCCAGGCGCGGGCGCGCACGGCCGTGCTTCTGGCCATCCTGTGGTGTACGGCCCTCGGCATGTTCGCGTTCACGCCGTACTTCTACGTGGCGGTGGGCCTGCTTTTCCTGGCCGGCTTCCTGAACCTGGCCTTCCTCACCATGTCGCAGACGCTGGTCCAGCTCATCTCGCCGGCGCACCTGCGCGGGCAGTTGATCGGCCTGTTCATCATGTCCGGCCTCGGGCTGCGCACCTTCAGCGGCTTCACCGTGGGGGTCATGGGCGGCGTCGTCGGCATCCAGTGGTCCCTGGGACTGAGCTGCGCCGTGCTGCTCGCGGTCATGCTCTTCCTGCTCGTCGTCACCGCCCGCGCCCGCGACGACGAGGCCGTCGCCTGA
- a CDS encoding ABC transporter substrate-binding protein has product MARYVAAWLLPALAILASVALAPPGELSAQTPTASANAQGVRPDAVVFGQSCALSGPAKALGEGMRLGIAAAFEEANRAGGIHGRQLRLETRDDRYEPEAAIANTNHLIGEKRVFALIGAVGTPTSKAAEPIATEAGVPYVGAFTGAEFLRDARRRPTVINVRASYYQETEEMVERLTRDLGVQRIGILYQDDSYGRAGLAGTLQALHRRGMTLVAEATYPRNTRAVKTAVLDLREGRPEAVIIVGAYEPVAEFIKWSRYLDFNPVFVNISFVGSSALARALGPSGENVIVTQVVPFPHDRWIPVVGQYHEALRAVAASAEPGFVSLEGYLTGRVAVEALRRAGPNPTREGFIRALQKAGTMDLGGFLLLYGESDNQGSDRVYLTVIDGSERFRSIRHLERP; this is encoded by the coding sequence TTGGCGCGATACGTGGCGGCATGGCTGCTGCCGGCCTTGGCCATCCTCGCGTCCGTGGCCTTGGCGCCGCCGGGCGAACTGTCGGCGCAAACCCCGACCGCGAGCGCGAATGCCCAAGGGGTTCGCCCGGACGCCGTCGTGTTCGGGCAATCCTGCGCCTTGAGCGGCCCCGCCAAGGCCTTGGGAGAGGGGATGCGCCTGGGCATTGCGGCGGCCTTCGAGGAGGCCAACCGGGCCGGCGGCATTCACGGACGGCAACTGCGCCTGGAGACCCGCGACGACCGCTACGAGCCCGAGGCGGCCATCGCCAACACCAACCATCTCATCGGCGAGAAGCGGGTCTTCGCGTTGATCGGCGCCGTGGGGACGCCCACGTCGAAGGCGGCGGAACCCATCGCCACCGAGGCCGGCGTTCCCTACGTCGGCGCCTTTACGGGCGCGGAGTTCCTGCGCGACGCGCGCCGGCGTCCCACCGTCATCAACGTACGCGCCTCCTACTACCAGGAGACCGAGGAGATGGTCGAGCGCCTCACCCGCGACCTGGGAGTGCAGCGCATCGGCATCCTCTACCAGGACGATTCCTACGGGCGCGCCGGGCTCGCGGGTACGCTTCAGGCACTCCACCGGCGCGGCATGACGCTGGTGGCGGAGGCCACCTATCCGCGCAATACCCGGGCGGTCAAGACCGCGGTGCTGGACCTGCGCGAGGGCAGGCCCGAGGCGGTCATCATCGTCGGCGCCTACGAGCCCGTGGCGGAATTCATCAAGTGGTCCCGCTACCTGGACTTCAATCCCGTCTTCGTGAACATTTCCTTCGTCGGCAGCTCGGCGCTGGCAAGAGCGCTGGGTCCGTCGGGCGAGAACGTCATCGTGACCCAGGTGGTGCCCTTTCCCCACGACCGGTGGATTCCGGTTGTCGGGCAATACCATGAAGCGCTGCGCGCGGTGGCCGCCAGCGCGGAACCGGGCTTCGTTTCTCTGGAGGGATACCTGACCGGAAGGGTCGCCGTGGAGGCGCTGCGCCGGGCCGGACCGAACCCCACGCGCGAGGGGTTCATCCGCGCGCTGCAGAAGGCCGGCACCATGGATCTCGGCGGCTTCCTGCTGCTTTACGGGGAGTCCGACAACCAGGGCTCCGACCGGGTGTACCTGACCGTGATCGACGGCTCCGAGCGCTTCCGTTCGATCCGGCATCTGGAGCGGCCTTGA
- a CDS encoding STAS domain-containing protein, translating into MATGSVLDLTTETEGDTTVVIPAGRIDGSTASPFQESLLKLIEGGKGSLVVDFENIEYISSAGLRVLLLAAKQLQAGGRKIVLCAMRDHIAEVFKISGFSEILAIHPTRQDAIDAG; encoded by the coding sequence ATGGCAACCGGAAGCGTTTTGGACCTCACCACCGAGACCGAGGGCGACACCACGGTCGTCATTCCCGCGGGCCGCATTGATGGCAGCACGGCCAGCCCTTTTCAGGAGTCTCTGCTGAAGCTCATCGAAGGAGGCAAGGGCTCCCTCGTCGTGGACTTCGAGAACATCGAATACATCAGCAGCGCCGGGCTCCGGGTTCTGCTGCTGGCCGCGAAACAGTTGCAGGCGGGGGGCCGAAAGATCGTCCTCTGCGCCATGCGGGACCACATAGCCGAGGTCTTCAAGATCAGCGGTTTCAGCGAGATCCTGGCCATTCACCCGACGCGGCAGGACGCCATCGATGCCGGATAA
- a CDS encoding carboxypeptidase regulatory-like domain-containing protein has protein sequence MDRAESRVPEPNRFSSNTGALAGTLRIGGHPPRPGVLRVHKERAFCGSAVPDQSLVVGPEGGLKNVVVTLSGTGLEGHARPPGAIQLDNIGCRFAPHVQAAQVGSTLLLLNSDPILHDAHARLGPRTVFNDGLPWWRRVKRTLDRPGLLKIICELHHAWMSAYIVVSSNPFFAVTDSRGRYVIEDIPPGTYEARFWHERLGEASRRVVVEAGEERRVDVRFPPQ, from the coding sequence TTGGACCGCGCGGAATCCCGAGTCCCCGAACCAAACCGCTTTTCCAGCAACACCGGCGCGCTGGCCGGCACCTTGCGCATCGGCGGACACCCGCCACGGCCCGGCGTTTTGCGCGTCCACAAGGAACGGGCCTTCTGCGGCTCCGCCGTTCCCGACCAGAGTCTCGTTGTCGGTCCCGAGGGCGGCCTGAAGAACGTCGTGGTGACCCTGAGCGGGACGGGTCTTGAAGGCCACGCACGGCCACCCGGCGCCATCCAGCTCGACAACATCGGCTGCCGCTTCGCCCCCCACGTGCAGGCGGCCCAGGTGGGCAGCACCCTCCTCCTCCTGAACAGCGACCCCATCCTCCACGACGCGCACGCGCGCCTGGGGCCGCGCACCGTGTTCAACGACGGGCTGCCCTGGTGGCGCCGGGTCAAGCGCACCCTGGATCGGCCCGGCCTCCTGAAGATCATCTGCGAGTTGCACCACGCGTGGATGAGCGCCTACATCGTGGTTTCGTCCAACCCGTTCTTCGCGGTGACCGACTCGCGCGGCCGTTACGTGATCGAGGACATCCCGCCGGGGACCTACGAGGCCCGTTTCTGGCACGAACGGCTGGGGGAAGCGTCGCGGCGGGTGGTGGTGGAAGCCGGGGAAGAGCGGCGGGTCGATGTCAGGTTCCCGCCGCAGTGA
- a CDS encoding nucleoside 2-deoxyribosyltransferase gives MPSTKTPSTKTLYLANPYGFSAQQREGPLAALTTALEALGVEVWEPFARNNQVDKAGAGWAYRIGQADLRDVRDADGLFAVVNGCPPDEGVMVELGMAIAWEKPVFLFRDDFRRCTDSEAYPLNLMVFTGLPRSGWEAYWYTSVEDIGNPDKALARWVREGLPGGC, from the coding sequence ATGCCTTCCACCAAGACCCCGTCCACGAAGACCCTCTACCTGGCCAATCCCTACGGCTTCTCGGCGCAGCAGCGGGAGGGGCCGCTGGCGGCGCTGACGACGGCGCTGGAAGCGCTCGGAGTGGAGGTGTGGGAGCCGTTCGCGCGCAACAACCAGGTGGACAAGGCGGGGGCCGGCTGGGCATACCGCATCGGTCAGGCCGATCTCCGCGATGTGCGCGACGCGGACGGGCTGTTCGCGGTGGTCAACGGCTGTCCCCCGGATGAGGGCGTCATGGTGGAGCTGGGCATGGCCATCGCCTGGGAAAAGCCGGTTTTCCTGTTTCGGGACGACTTCAGGCGCTGCACCGACAGCGAGGCGTATCCGCTGAACCTGATGGTCTTCACCGGGCTTCCGCGGTCCGGCTGGGAGGCCTACTGGTACACCTCGGTGGAGGACATCGGCAACCCCGACAAGGCGCTGGCGCGGTGGGTGAGGGAAGGACTCCCCGGTGGTTGTTGA
- the tal gene encoding transaldolase, whose protein sequence is MNPLKALNEHGQSVWLDFIQRKLLTGGELQRLVEEDGLKGVTSNPAIFEKAVADSDDYDDLIARMGGDGSADPKAVYEAIATRDIQEAADVLRKVYDETDGRDGYVSLEVSPYLAHDTEATVAEARRLWNTVARDNLMIKVPGTPAGVPAIERLIGEGISVNVTLLFAREAYEQVAQAYIRGLARAAADGRDVARIASVASFFISRIDSLVDDTLMKRMETADEHEKERLRALMGQVAIANAKVTYKRYKEILQGEGWQALSGKGARPQRLLWASTSTKNPDYPDVLYVDELIGADTVNTIPPATLDAFRDHGKARQSLEEDVEGAAETMAALEAAGVSMKEVTDKLLDDGVRLFSEAFDKLLAAVEAECRKAADRGGDSS, encoded by the coding sequence ATGAACCCGTTGAAAGCCCTGAACGAACACGGCCAGTCCGTCTGGCTCGACTTCATCCAACGGAAGCTGCTCACCGGCGGCGAGTTGCAGCGCCTTGTGGAAGAGGACGGCCTCAAGGGGGTCACGTCCAATCCCGCCATCTTCGAGAAGGCCGTGGCGGACAGCGACGACTACGACGATCTCATCGCGCGCATGGGCGGCGACGGATCGGCGGACCCCAAGGCCGTCTACGAGGCCATCGCCACCCGCGACATCCAGGAGGCGGCGGACGTGCTGCGGAAGGTGTACGACGAGACCGACGGACGCGACGGCTACGTCAGCCTGGAGGTGTCGCCCTACCTGGCCCACGACACCGAGGCGACGGTGGCCGAGGCCCGGCGCCTGTGGAACACGGTGGCGCGGGACAACCTGATGATCAAGGTGCCCGGCACGCCCGCCGGGGTGCCGGCCATCGAGCGCCTGATCGGCGAGGGCATCAGCGTCAACGTGACCCTGCTGTTCGCCCGGGAAGCCTACGAGCAGGTGGCCCAGGCCTACATCCGGGGGCTGGCCAGGGCGGCCGCCGACGGCCGCGACGTGGCGCGCATCGCCAGCGTCGCGAGCTTCTTCATCTCGCGCATCGACTCGCTGGTGGACGACACCCTCATGAAGCGCATGGAGACCGCCGACGAGCACGAGAAGGAACGTCTGCGCGCTCTCATGGGCCAGGTCGCCATCGCCAACGCCAAGGTGACGTACAAGCGCTACAAGGAGATCCTCCAGGGCGAGGGCTGGCAGGCGCTGTCGGGCAAGGGCGCCCGGCCCCAGCGGCTCCTGTGGGCCAGCACCAGCACCAAGAACCCGGACTACCCCGACGTGCTGTACGTCGACGAGCTGATCGGCGCGGACACGGTCAACACCATTCCGCCGGCCACGCTGGACGCCTTCCGGGACCACGGCAAGGCGCGGCAGAGCCTGGAAGAGGACGTGGAGGGAGCGGCCGAGACCATGGCGGCCCTGGAGGCGGCGGGCGTGTCCATGAAGGAAGTGACGGACAAGCTCCTGGACGACGGGGTGCGGCTCTTCTCCGAGGCGTTCGACAAGCTGCTCGCGGCGGTCGAGGCGGAATGCCGGAAGGCGGCGGACCGGGGCGGCGACTCGTCCTGA